The uncultured Cohaesibacter sp. region AAGAGAATAGCGGCCAGACAGCCCCTTGGCGGTGAGCCATGTTCCATCTTTGTCGGACAAGGCAATTTGGCCGATCTCTATGTCGCCCAGAAGACTGTCGACCCCTGAAATCTCGACCTTTTGCTCTTCGCTGCTGGCGATGGAATTGACCAAAGACGTTGTCATCGATAGCCCGAAGCTGGTGGCAAGCAGGAGATAGCCGACCAGCAGCAGCGCAAGGATCAAAAAGAGTAGACTATAGAAACCCCGGAATACCAGGGTGCGAGCAGACGTCATAGTGGCCTCATGTCTGGAGAGTCTGGAGAATCAGTTCAACAGATGATTACAACTAGAATGCCTGTCCTAGGCCCAGATAAACACCAAATTTGGGCTCATCCTGTATTTTCTTGAGAGGAACGGCCACATCAAGGCGTAATGGACCGATGGGCGTGAGATAGCGCACACCTGCACCGACGCCGGTGTACCATTCGTTTTCAAACTTGGGCATGGAGCTGTTGAACGTGTTGCCGACATCAACAAAGGCGGCAAGGCCGATGCTATCGGTTACCTTCATGCGAGCTTCAAGTGACCCCGCAATATAGGAGCGTCCGCCGGTCGGGTCGTTGCTGGAATCGCGTGGTCCCGCCATCTGGTAGGAATAGCCGCGAATGGAGCCGCCACCACCGGTAAAGAAGCGTCGGTCGGTTGGCACATCGCTCTTGGATGCGCCCACGATGGTGCCAGCAGAGATTTTGCCAGCCAAGACAAAGCGTTTGGCCCTGTCCAGAGACTGATAGGCAGAAAGGGTTGCGCTCGTTTTGAGGAAGCCGATAGAGCCATCGCTGCTGATGGTTGGTTCCGCATCAATCAGCGCATAGAACCCCTCGGTCGGGTCCAGCTTGCTGTCGCGCTTGTCATAGGCCAGTTCCAGCGGCGTGGAGAAAAGCAGATTGGTGTCTGTGCCCGAGCTGTCCGTAATGCGCGCATATTCAGTCTTGAAGGCCGCGCGGGTCGAGAGCGCGTCGGTCCACTGATAGCTGAGCCCCACTTCGCCACTGACAGCGCGCTTCTGATAGGCTTCGGGATTGCTGAAATCCATCGAAAGCTTGGCATCGAACGTGCTGGCAGGACCAATGACACCGGGCTTCTTGAATATGATGTCGGCGTTATAATCCAGATCCTTGACGTCATCCTGGCCTATATTGGCGATCGAGCCCTGAACGCGCAGGCTTTCAGCTCCGCCAAACAGGTTGCGATGCACCCAATAGCCTTCCAATCCGACGCCATCCAGATTGCCGATGGTGACACCGGCGCCGATGGTGCGGAACTTGCGCTCCTTGACGGAAATCTCAACCGGCAGGCTCCCGTCATCCAGCACCGCATCGGCCGGTTTGACGATAACGCTGTCAAACACCCCAAGCGCACGCAGATTTCGGCTGGCCTTGGTAATGGCTTCGGGACTGTAGGTCTCGCCGACGGGAATGTTGGCCTGCTGGATGATCAGGTCGCTTTTGACATCTTTGTTGCCGGTCACAGTCACCTGCCCGAGACGGGCACGCGGGCCATGGTCAACGCGCAGTGTGACATCCAGCTTGCCGGTCTTGTGGTCGGCAGCAAGGGAGCGCTCTTCGATCTTTGCAAGAGCAAAGCCGCGCTTCTTGTAATCGGCGACAATGGCGCTTTCTGCATCCAGAACCAGCTGGGAATAGGCAGGAGACCCCGCGATGACACCATATTCACCAAGATCGATCGCTTCCCCGTTGCTCAACTGGGCATCCGGTTTGGAGAAGGTGAATACGCGTCCGCTCGATACAGACACGGCGACCTTCGCCGGGCCAGCTGAAGACAATTCCTCATCCAGCGGCACGCGATCATAGCGTTCGCCATTGACGGTTATATCCACCGTGCCGCCATAAAGGCCTTTTTGGTAGAGCGCGGCAATGAGGCGTTTCTGGTCGCTTCGTGCGCGCATCAGCAGGCCTGTGGTGCCGGAAGCTGGCTCTTCCTCTTTCTCGATCAGAAGAGATGCATCTTTCAGCTCATCGGTCAGTTCTTCGTCATCACTCGTCAGCGTGACGGTGTAGTTGACAGGGTCTGGAATATCGGCTGTCGGTTCTGCGTCGGAGACGGCTTTGATGCCACTGGTGCTGAACTCATAACCAAACAACTCGAATGCAGCGGCCGGACTGGTCCAGCCCACAGACAGAAGCGCGCTCGCAAGGCAGAGCGCAACAAGAGGAGAACCTCCTTTGCGGGCTAGCCTTGTTTGAGCGCTGGATTGTCGCTCTGCATTATGTGTCAGCCGAGACAGCAAAATTACATACTCCGAACTCAATGGCATTTTGAGGCGATGAGACCTGATCAGCCTCGGTCAGCTAATACTAGCTTAACCAAATTTTCCAAATAAATTGTAATTATTTACCCTGATACGCAAATTGTTCTCATCTAGTTCAGATTCAATAGCACATTGAAAATAATTCAGAAAGTCTCGTCCGAAAAATAGACACCGCGCAGCTTGACGCTGGTGGCCCGAAAAGGGAAATAAAAGTCCATGG contains the following coding sequences:
- a CDS encoding autotransporter assembly complex family protein, encoding MLSRLTHNAERQSSAQTRLARKGGSPLVALCLASALLSVGWTSPAAAFELFGYEFSTSGIKAVSDAEPTADIPDPVNYTVTLTSDDEELTDELKDASLLIEKEEEPASGTTGLLMRARSDQKRLIAALYQKGLYGGTVDITVNGERYDRVPLDEELSSAGPAKVAVSVSSGRVFTFSKPDAQLSNGEAIDLGEYGVIAGSPAYSQLVLDAESAIVADYKKRGFALAKIEERSLAADHKTGKLDVTLRVDHGPRARLGQVTVTGNKDVKSDLIIQQANIPVGETYSPEAITKASRNLRALGVFDSVIVKPADAVLDDGSLPVEISVKERKFRTIGAGVTIGNLDGVGLEGYWVHRNLFGGAESLRVQGSIANIGQDDVKDLDYNADIIFKKPGVIGPASTFDAKLSMDFSNPEAYQKRAVSGEVGLSYQWTDALSTRAAFKTEYARITDSSGTDTNLLFSTPLELAYDKRDSKLDPTEGFYALIDAEPTISSDGSIGFLKTSATLSAYQSLDRAKRFVLAGKISAGTIVGASKSDVPTDRRFFTGGGGSIRGYSYQMAGPRDSSNDPTGGRSYIAGSLEARMKVTDSIGLAAFVDVGNTFNSSMPKFENEWYTGVGAGVRYLTPIGPLRLDVAVPLKKIQDEPKFGVYLGLGQAF